One window of the Streptomyces sp. NBC_00259 genome contains the following:
- the amaB gene encoding L-piperidine-6-carboxylate dehydrogenase, with amino-acid sequence MTTTALPDTDALRARAEQALHRCGARLPAEGAAGHLAARTPLTGGTLLTLPMTTSEDADAMIAEARAAFLEWRTVPAPRRGALVKRLGELLSIHKEDLAGLVTIEAGKIHSEALGEVQEMIDICEFAVGLSRQLYGRTMASERPGHRLSESWHPLGVVGVISAFNFPVAVWSWNTAIALVCGDTVVWKPSELTPLTAVACAALLRRAAEDTGAPDGVHRLLLGGRECGERLVDDPRVALVSATGSVRMGREVGPRVAARFGRCLLELGGNNAAVVTPSADLDLAVRGIVFSAAGTAGQRCTSLRRLIVHEEVADELTQRIVHAYGQLPVGDPFQPDTLVGPLISTAAYDAMAKALETAQADGGKVLTGGDRQLREAAPEAAYVRPAVVRMPAQTAIVREETFAPVLYVLTYRTLHEAIELHNGVPQGLSSSIFTRSQREAERFLAADGSDCGIANVNIGTSGAEIGGAFGGEKETGGGRESGSDAWRAYMRRATNTVNYSDDLPLAQGVNFL; translated from the coding sequence ATGACCACCACCGCACTGCCCGACACCGACGCGCTGCGGGCGCGGGCCGAACAAGCGCTGCACCGGTGCGGTGCACGGCTGCCCGCCGAAGGGGCTGCCGGGCACCTTGCCGCCCGTACGCCACTGACCGGCGGAACGCTCCTCACGCTGCCCATGACCACGTCCGAGGACGCCGACGCGATGATCGCGGAGGCGCGGGCCGCCTTCCTGGAGTGGCGCACGGTCCCGGCGCCGCGCCGAGGCGCGCTGGTCAAACGGCTCGGCGAGCTGCTCAGCATCCACAAGGAGGATCTGGCCGGGCTGGTCACCATCGAGGCAGGCAAGATCCACTCCGAGGCGCTGGGCGAGGTCCAGGAGATGATCGACATCTGCGAGTTCGCGGTCGGTCTCTCCCGGCAGCTGTACGGGCGGACGATGGCCTCCGAGCGGCCCGGCCACCGGCTGTCCGAGAGCTGGCACCCCCTGGGCGTGGTCGGGGTGATCTCCGCGTTCAACTTCCCCGTCGCGGTGTGGTCGTGGAACACGGCGATCGCGCTGGTCTGCGGGGACACCGTGGTCTGGAAGCCCTCGGAGCTGACCCCGCTCACCGCGGTCGCCTGCGCCGCGCTGCTCCGCAGGGCGGCCGAGGACACCGGCGCCCCCGACGGCGTCCACCGGCTGCTGCTGGGCGGCCGGGAGTGCGGTGAACGGCTCGTCGACGATCCGCGGGTGGCGCTGGTCAGCGCCACCGGTTCGGTACGGATGGGCCGGGAGGTGGGTCCGCGGGTGGCCGCCCGCTTCGGCCGCTGCCTGCTGGAACTCGGCGGGAACAACGCGGCGGTCGTCACTCCGTCCGCCGACCTGGACCTGGCGGTGCGCGGCATCGTCTTCTCGGCAGCGGGGACGGCGGGGCAGCGCTGTACGAGCCTGCGGCGGCTCATCGTGCACGAGGAGGTCGCGGACGAGCTCACGCAGAGGATCGTGCACGCCTACGGTCAGCTGCCCGTCGGTGATCCTTTCCAGCCGGACACCCTGGTCGGCCCGCTGATCTCGACGGCGGCGTACGACGCGATGGCCAAGGCTCTGGAGACGGCGCAGGCGGACGGGGGAAAGGTGCTGACGGGCGGCGACCGGCAGTTGCGGGAGGCGGCACCCGAGGCCGCGTACGTACGGCCGGCGGTCGTACGGATGCCGGCGCAGACGGCGATCGTCCGCGAGGAGACCTTCGCGCCCGTTCTCTACGTCCTGACCTACCGGACTCTGCACGAGGCGATCGAGCTGCACAACGGCGTGCCCCAGGGCCTGTCCTCTTCGATCTTCACCCGGAGCCAGCGGGAGGCGGAACGGTTCCTGGCCGCCGACGGCTCGGACTGCGGCATCGCCAACGTCAACATCGGCACCTCCGGGGCGGAGATCGGCGGTGCGTTCGGCGGCGAGAAGGAGACGGGCGGCGGCCGTGAGTCGGGCTCGGACGCGTGGCGCGCGTACATGCGCCGCGCCACGAACACCGTGAACTACTCCGACGACCTCCCGCTCGCCCAGGGCGTCAACTTCCTCTGA
- a CDS encoding NAD(P)-binding domain-containing protein, whose amino-acid sequence MDVVVIGAGQAGLSGAYHLRRVGLRPDVDFVVLDHAPRPGGAWQFRWPSLTYGKVHGMHALPGMELTGADDTRPSSEVIGDYFTSYEDAFDLRVHRPVHVRAVREGGRGRLLVETSEGTYATRALLNATGTWDRPFWPRYPGQETFRGRQLHTAQYPGPEAFAGQRVVVVGGGASGTQHLMEIAEVAAGTTWVTRRPPVFREGPFGEVQGREAVAMVEERVRRGLPPRSVVSVTGLPLNDAIRRARAQGVLDRLPMFDRITPDGVAWDDGRTVEADVILWATGFRAAIDHLAPLRLREPGGGIAVDGTRAVMDERIHLVGYGPSASTIGANRAGRAAVTEIKRLLDRDIAPAGSPGSAGETEGGPAGELTAVHS is encoded by the coding sequence ATGGACGTGGTCGTCATAGGCGCCGGGCAGGCAGGGCTGTCCGGCGCCTACCATCTGCGGCGGGTGGGGCTGCGCCCCGACGTGGACTTCGTGGTCCTCGACCACGCACCGCGACCGGGCGGTGCCTGGCAGTTCCGCTGGCCCTCGCTGACGTACGGCAAGGTCCACGGCATGCACGCGCTGCCGGGGATGGAACTGACCGGTGCCGACGACACCCGGCCGTCCTCCGAGGTCATCGGCGACTACTTCACCTCGTACGAGGACGCCTTCGATCTGCGGGTGCACCGGCCCGTCCATGTGCGCGCGGTGCGTGAGGGCGGGCGCGGGCGGCTGCTGGTGGAGACATCGGAGGGGACGTACGCCACACGCGCGCTCCTCAACGCCACCGGCACCTGGGACCGACCGTTCTGGCCGCGCTACCCGGGGCAGGAGACGTTCCGCGGGCGGCAGCTGCACACGGCGCAGTACCCGGGGCCGGAGGCGTTCGCGGGGCAGCGCGTGGTCGTGGTCGGCGGCGGGGCCTCAGGGACCCAGCACCTGATGGAGATCGCCGAGGTGGCGGCGGGGACGACCTGGGTCACGCGCAGGCCACCGGTCTTCCGCGAGGGCCCGTTCGGCGAGGTGCAGGGCCGCGAGGCCGTCGCCATGGTGGAGGAGCGCGTACGACGGGGGCTGCCCCCGCGGAGTGTCGTCTCCGTGACGGGGCTGCCGCTGAACGACGCGATACGGCGCGCCCGCGCGCAGGGCGTCCTCGACCGGCTGCCGATGTTCGACCGGATCACTCCGGACGGGGTGGCATGGGACGACGGCCGGACGGTCGAGGCGGACGTCATCCTCTGGGCGACCGGTTTCCGCGCCGCGATCGACCATCTGGCACCGCTCAGGCTGCGCGAGCCCGGCGGCGGTATCGCGGTGGACGGCACACGCGCGGTAATGGACGAACGGATCCACCTCGTCGGCTACGGCCCTTCGGCGTCGACGATCGGAGCCAACCGGGCCGGCCGGGCCGCGGTCACCGAGATCAAGCGCCTGCTGGACCG